The Buteo buteo chromosome 3, bButBut1.hap1.1, whole genome shotgun sequence genome has a window encoding:
- the TIMM21 gene encoding mitochondrial import inner membrane translocase subunit Tim21: MLPACLVRAAPGRWLLAPPGWALLGTGTGPGLCLKWRHQPPRRELALLLRAARRSIGTRAGGLRAEKPGDSSDKHVSVQRGRREETLLSAAQKVKEAGRDFTYFIVVLVGIGVTGGLFYVIFKELFSSSSPSKIYGDALEKCRSHPEIIGVFGESIKGYGEATRRGRRQLVSHIEYVKDGLKHMRLKFYIEGSEPGKRGTVHVEVKENPERGRFEVRYIFVDVDTYPRRTIVIEDNR; the protein is encoded by the exons ATGCTGCCCGCCTGCCTGGTGCGGGCCGCCCCGGGGAGGTGGCTGCTCGCTCCCCCGGGCTGGGCGCTGCTGGGGACGGGGACTGGGCCGGGGCTCTGCCTGAAATGGCGGCACCAGCCCCCGCGCAGGGAGCTCGCCCTGCTGCTGCGGGCCGCCCGGCGGAGTATCGGGACGCGAGCCGGGGGGCTGAGAGCTGAAAAACCTGGCGATAGTAGCGATAAACATGTGTCCGTGCAGAGGGGCCGGAGAGAAGAAACTCTGCTGTCGGCTGCTCAGAAAG tgaaagaagCTGGAAGAGACTTTACCTATTTTATTGTGGTGCTTGTTGGAATTGGTGTCacag GTGGTTTGTTCTATGTGATTTTTAAAGAGCTATTCTCTTCTTCTAGTCCAAGTAAGATCTATGGAGATGCCTTGGAGAAATGCAGATCTCACCCTGAG ATAATTGGTGTTTTTGGTGAATCTATTAAAGGTTATGGGGAGGCAACAAGAAGAGGAAGACGACAGCTTGTCAG TCATATTGAATACGTAAAGGATGGACTGAAACATATGCGTTTGAAGTTCTATATTGAGGGCTCTGAACCAGGGAAGCGAGGAACAGTCCACGTGGAAGTCAAAGAG AATCCTGAGAGAGGAAGATTTGAGGTCCGCTACATATTTGTGGACGTTGACACCTATCCTAGAAGAACCATTGTCATAGAAGACAACAGATAG